In Corynebacterium guangdongense, one DNA window encodes the following:
- a CDS encoding ParB/RepB/Spo0J family partition protein, translating into MATKDSTPGEKPTPGIPRIGQQGGENRKGGLGRGLAALIPAGPGEGASASPRPRLGDGAADVVIGGSKGSRARSSVRGAPTFGRPTETPATMRKVVQQQENEAAAEFGATYQEIPIGLIAPNYKNPRTVFDEDELNELVHSIREFGLLQPIVVRPDGPNFELIMGERRWRAATKAGLRKIPAIVRDTSDEDMLRDALLENIHRVQLNPLEEAAAYQQLLEEFDVTQAELADRLGRSRPVITNMIRLLQLPVGVQRRVAAGVLSAGHARAILGLKAGEAAQTALADRVVAESLSVRATEEAVTLANRDGVLPEKKVREPVEQPAYLTTAAESLADEWDTKVSITRGKRKGKIVVEFGDREDFDRIMALIKGAEGAPGAEDH; encoded by the coding sequence ATGGCCACGAAGGATTCCACGCCCGGCGAGAAACCGACCCCTGGCATTCCCCGAATCGGGCAGCAGGGCGGTGAGAACCGGAAGGGCGGCCTCGGCCGCGGCCTGGCGGCGCTGATCCCCGCCGGCCCGGGTGAGGGCGCCAGCGCCTCGCCCCGCCCGCGCCTGGGCGACGGTGCCGCGGACGTCGTCATCGGCGGCAGCAAGGGATCCCGTGCCCGCAGCTCCGTGCGCGGCGCCCCGACCTTCGGCCGGCCGACGGAGACCCCGGCGACGATGCGCAAGGTCGTCCAGCAACAGGAGAATGAGGCGGCCGCCGAATTCGGCGCCACCTACCAGGAAATCCCGATCGGCCTCATCGCGCCGAACTACAAGAACCCGCGGACCGTTTTCGACGAGGACGAGCTCAACGAGCTGGTCCACTCCATCCGCGAATTCGGCCTTCTCCAGCCGATTGTCGTCCGCCCTGACGGACCCAACTTCGAACTCATCATGGGTGAACGGCGTTGGCGCGCCGCCACCAAGGCGGGCCTGCGCAAGATCCCGGCGATCGTCCGCGACACCTCCGATGAGGACATGCTCCGGGACGCCCTGCTGGAGAACATCCACAGGGTTCAGCTCAACCCCCTGGAGGAGGCGGCCGCCTACCAGCAGCTGCTCGAGGAGTTCGACGTCACCCAGGCGGAACTCGCTGACCGGCTGGGCCGCTCCCGCCCGGTGATCACCAACATGATCCGTCTCCTGCAGCTGCCGGTCGGGGTGCAGCGCCGCGTCGCCGCCGGCGTGCTCTCCGCGGGACACGCACGCGCCATCCTCGGCCTCAAGGCCGGGGAGGCGGCCCAGACGGCCCTCGCCGACCGCGTCGTCGCCGAGAGCCTCTCCGTGCGCGCCACCGAGGAGGCCGTGACGCTGGCCAACCGCGACGGCGTCCTCCCCGAGAAGAAGGTCCGCGAGCCCGTCGAGCAGCCCGCGTACCTCACCACCGCCGCCGAGAGCCTGGCCGACGAGTGGGACACCAAGGTCTCCATCACCCGCGGCAAGCGCAAGGGCAAGATCGTGGTGGAGTTCGGGGACCGCGAGGACTTTGACCGCATCATGGCGCTCATCAAGGGCGCTGAGGGCGCTCCGGGCGCAGAGGACCACTGA